In Chryseobacterium salivictor, the DNA window TCAATACTGTTTATTGAGGAAAGTGCCTTTAATCCCTGCTCTACACAATCAAGCGCAGACAGCCCGGTTCCTTTTTTATTATATATAATATCCGGCAGAAAAACAAAATAATCATTTTCAATAAAATGTCGGACATTGAAGCCATCGGTCCGCCCGTAGTATCCATCCCGTAAATAGGTATTTTGATATTTGCTTTGGTTCTCATAAACATTAACGATCATTGGGTATTTTTTGGTCCTGTCAAAATGGAGGGGATAAATCAAAAGACCACTGATCGGAAGACCTTCCGTATTATGATATTGAAACACTTCTTTTTTTACATTTTTTATGAGATGATCCTTGATGTTGCTTTGGTACACCGGTTTCAGGCGTAAATAATTTCCGGCGTACAGTTGGGGTGGACTGTTTAAGTTTTCAGAAACATAGCTTAGATTCCTGTTTTTACGGTCAAATTTCACAGAAGAGATTTTATTCACCGTCCGGGGAACCAGAAAGGTAATCTTCTGATCTCTTAATTCTGCTATTGCCGACTCGCCTGTCATTTTTTGAGTAAGATGAATAAGCAGCGGTGTACCGGTATCAATACCACTCCTATACACTCCATATTTCGGCAAAAGTTTGGTCTGGTAACCGGTCAGAATGGTATTCTGAAACCCTTTGACCGTCTTGATGGAGTATAACCGTTTTGTTAGAAGGTCATAAATAACGATCCCTCCCTCCTGTTCAAAATAGATCTTTTTGTTGTCTAAAGAAAAATAAACATCCTCAGATTGGGGAAGATGAATTCTTTCGGTGGAAGCAGTTTCTACATTGTGTAAAATCCAGTCATCTCCTTTTTTGGAGATTAAAAGGGACCCGTCACGATTCAGATAAACCCGTGAGGATGTTTCCCCCACTAAAGTGGTGGTTTCGGTTGTCTGATCATACTGATGCATGACCAGTGGCACGTCATAGGTAGAATAATCCTGAAGGAAATAGGGATCAAACTTGAGATAGTACCGGCTGTTGCCCGTAAAAGCGACTTCCGGCAAGTCTTCGTTATCCAGTTTTTCCAACTGTTGATCCAAAGGTCTCCACAAATAATAATGCTGTTGTTCGGCTCCATAAAATTTGGTCTCGAGGCGATTATCATCTCCATACCAGATATCCGCTATTTTATCAGAACTTGCTGCTATCGCGACTGCTATCTGAAGATAAACCTCATCCGGATGATCCGTCAGAACAGCAATAACCTGGACAATTTGGTCCGACAACATATTTTGTAAAGGAAAAACCCTGCGCGAAGTTTTATTAACCATCATTACACGGGAATTTCGCGCTGCTGCCAGATGTTCAATAATGACCACATTCCGGTTATTTGCAGTTAATACGTCAGGCGTCGCATCGGCAGTCGCATAGATCGCATGTAATTCATTGTCGTGAAGTTCGTAGACCGTCTGGGTTTCTCCATTCTTTCCCGTGACAAAAACTTCTTTGTTCGGGAGGATTTCAAAACGGTCAATTCCGGAAATCTTTTTGATCACAGTACCTTTTTCATCCAGAATCAACAGTTCGTTACCCTTCTCCCCAATGCTTATCACGAGAACCTGTTTCCTTTCCGCTGCGTATTCTACCTGTAAAATATTATTTACATTTAAACTGTTCTGTGTCTTTAAATTACGTATTTCGAGTCCCCTGTTTTTTACGATGAATAACGTATTGCTCCCTGTAAAAAACGATTTTCTTACCCCGTTGGTTTCATGAATGATCTGTACGGGATTTTGAGTATTCAATACCACTAAACTGTCCTGTGAATCCTGATATCCTTTTTTAAAGCTTACATATTTCCCGTTTGGGGATAATTCGTTATGAATAACGTCATACCTTTGGTTTTGGAAGTCAGATTGATTATGCTGGGAGAATACTGAGCCCGTGCACAGGCCAAAAACAATGGTGCACCATATCTTTACTTTCATCATCAGTAATTGAGATTTTGAGGATTAAGATTGGTATTGAGCAGCATTTCCGAGGCCGGGAGGGGCCACCGCTGATGAAAATCCTGCCAGTTGGACTTCTGCGGCTTTAAAATATTAAGTTTCCCGAGGCGTTTGAGATCAAAAAAGCGCTGTCCCTGTTCTCCAAAAAACTCCCGCCTTCTTTCTTCTGATATTTCAGTCAGCAAGTCCTCTTTTGTTATGTTATCATTTAGTAACGGGATTCCTGCTCTTTGTCGAATCTTATTGACATACGGGATCGCCTCACCTGTTCTGTCCTGCCGGGCTAAAGATTCAGCCAACATCAGATAAACGCTTTCCAGCCGATAAACAACAGAATACTCATCGCTGTTGGTGTCCGTATTTTTATATTTATCATTTCTGAAAAATGCAAGACCATTACCTTCGATTTTTGAAATCCAGTGACTCCTGCGTAGATCGTTATCGGAAAAAGCGGCAACAAGTTGCGGACTTAAAACATAATTTTGCGGAGGAACGGTAGAAAAGTAATAAATGCCCGCTTCGGGTGTCGGAGCACCTGCATAGAGGGTCTTTAACTGAAATAAAATATGTTTGCCCCCTTTTTTGAAGACTTTGGTAATGTCATTCTGAAAACTGTACTCCGGAGTTGAAATCATGCTTCGGCAGATCTGCTCCGTTTCTGTCCACTTATTTTGCAACTGATAAATGGTGCTGAGTACCAGTTCCCCCACTTTTTTATTGACGTAGATCCGGTCCGGATTTCTGTATTCATCAGGCAGCATACCAATTGCCTGACTCAAATCCGCTTCCAGCAATTGCAGGATTCCCGCTTCCGGTGTTTTATGTAATTTTTGATTCACCACATAATCAGTCGTCGTGGTATAAGGAATATCGCTGTAGATCTGCATTAAGTCGAGATAGATCATAGAGCGTATCACCAAAGCTTCGCCGGTAATCTGTTTTTTATCTTGCTCCGCTAAAGAAGACCGTTCTACCCCTTCGATCAGTGCATTGGCCATATAGATTTCTTTATAGGCATTGGCCCACACCGATCTTACAATAGAATTATCTGCCAGAAGCTGATTGAGATAAACATCTGAAGTTGAGGAACCCAAGGTAGGCGAATACAGTTCTAAGTCATCCGTATAAGAACCGAGCAACACGCCTGCCCCCGAAGATCCTCCAGAGTAGAGTGAGTTGGTTTGAAGTTCTGTGTACAGTTGGTCTAAGGCTGCGTAAGCAGTGTTTTTGTCGGCATAAACGTCTGCCGCATTAATCTGATCAATGGGATCGTCCACGTCAATGAACTGTTTGCAGGAGGTGGTGATACAAAGAATACCTGCAACAATCGTCAGCAGTTTTATATTTACTTTCATGTTAATAATTTTAATTAAAATTTCAGTTGAATTCCAAAGGCATAGGTTTTAAGAGGCGGGATAAATCCTGTTGTCACAAACTCCGGGTCTAGTCCAAAGTAGTCCGTGACCGTAAGAAGATTTTGACCCTGTACGTACAGCGTAGCCTCTTTCATCCAGGTGAATGAGGTATTGATTCTGTAATTGAACTGGATATTTTTCAGCCGTACAAAGGAGGCGTCTCCCACAGCGGCCGTACTGTTTCTAAAGTTGGCGGTTAAGGTATTGACCTGAGTTTGGGTGCCGGGCGAATACGGCATGA includes these proteins:
- a CDS encoding alpha/beta hydrolase family protein, yielding MMKVKIWCTIVFGLCTGSVFSQHNQSDFQNQRYDVIHNELSPNGKYVSFKKGYQDSQDSLVVLNTQNPVQIIHETNGVRKSFFTGSNTLFIVKNRGLEIRNLKTQNSLNVNNILQVEYAAERKQVLVISIGEKGNELLILDEKGTVIKKISGIDRFEILPNKEVFVTGKNGETQTVYELHDNELHAIYATADATPDVLTANNRNVVIIEHLAAARNSRVMMVNKTSRRVFPLQNMLSDQIVQVIAVLTDHPDEVYLQIAVAIAASSDKIADIWYGDDNRLETKFYGAEQQHYYLWRPLDQQLEKLDNEDLPEVAFTGNSRYYLKFDPYFLQDYSTYDVPLVMHQYDQTTETTTLVGETSSRVYLNRDGSLLISKKGDDWILHNVETASTERIHLPQSEDVYFSLDNKKIYFEQEGGIVIYDLLTKRLYSIKTVKGFQNTILTGYQTKLLPKYGVYRSGIDTGTPLLIHLTQKMTGESAIAELRDQKITFLVPRTVNKISSVKFDRKNRNLSYVSENLNSPPQLYAGNYLRLKPVYQSNIKDHLIKNVKKEVFQYHNTEGLPISGLLIYPLHFDRTKKYPMIVNVYENQSKYQNTYLRDGYYGRTDGFNVRHFIENDYFVFLPDIIYNKKGTGLSALDCVEQGLKALSSINSIDFTKVGLIGHSHGGYETNFIATHSDKFAAFVSGSGNSDLVKSYFSYNTNFYSPFFWQFEDGQYRIGTPFFQDKEIYLKNSPVQYADQVNSPILLWTGKQDANIHWEQTMEFYLALRRSKKMVVALFYKNEGHSVHDSASKLDLYSKVSDWFAHYLKGADAVWITK
- a CDS encoding RagB/SusD family nutrient uptake outer membrane protein; translated protein: MKVNIKLLTIVAGILCITTSCKQFIDVDDPIDQINAADVYADKNTAYAALDQLYTELQTNSLYSGGSSGAGVLLGSYTDDLELYSPTLGSSTSDVYLNQLLADNSIVRSVWANAYKEIYMANALIEGVERSSLAEQDKKQITGEALVIRSMIYLDLMQIYSDIPYTTTTDYVVNQKLHKTPEAGILQLLEADLSQAIGMLPDEYRNPDRIYVNKKVGELVLSTIYQLQNKWTETEQICRSMISTPEYSFQNDITKVFKKGGKHILFQLKTLYAGAPTPEAGIYYFSTVPPQNYVLSPQLVAAFSDNDLRRSHWISKIEGNGLAFFRNDKYKNTDTNSDEYSVVYRLESVYLMLAESLARQDRTGEAIPYVNKIRQRAGIPLLNDNITKEDLLTEISEERRREFFGEQGQRFFDLKRLGKLNILKPQKSNWQDFHQRWPLPASEMLLNTNLNPQNLNY